ACACACGCAACATGGTGACCGGGGCGTCAACGGCTGACCTGGCAATTGTGCTAGTTGACGCCCGCAAAGGACTTCTGGAACAAAGCCGGCGGCATTCGTTCCTGGTTTCCCTTCTTCGTGTCCCGCACTTGGTGCTGGCCATCAATAAGATGGACCTTGTGGGCTGGTCTCAGGACGTGTTCGAAGAGATCCGCCAGGACTTCATGGAATTTGCGGCGAAACTGGAAATCTCGGATCTGACGGTCATCCCCGTTTCAGCGCTCGAGGGTGACAACGTGGTCAACCGCTCGGAGAACATGCCCTGGTATCACGGTACGTCGCTGCTCCATCACCTGGAAAACGTCTATGTTGGCAGTGACCGGAACTTGGTTGACGGCCGGTTTCCGGTTCAGTACGTCATTCGCCCGCATTCAAACGACTTCCATGACTACCGGGGCTATGCGGGCAAGATTGCTGGGGGCGTAATGAAAGTCGGCGATGACGTTGTGGTCCTGCCGAGTGGGTTGCCGTCAAAAATTTCTGCCATTGAGTATGGCGGCAAGGAAATTACCGAGGCTTTCGCGCCCATGTCCGTGACGGTCCGTCTGGAAGACGATATTGACATTTCCCGCGGCGACATGATTTGCCGGCCAAACAATCAGCCCCAAGTCACCCAGGACATCGATGCCATGGTGGCTTGGATGAGTGAGGAGCCACTACGGCCCGGTCAAAAATTGGTCATCAAGCACACCACACGCCGGACCCGGACCCTCGTCAAAGAGTTGCACTACGAACTAAACGTGAACACGCTACACCGTGACGAGGAAGCGACGGAGCTAAAACTCAACAGAATTGGGAGGATTAAGTTACGGACGACGACGCCGCTGCTCGCCGATACCTACGGCCGAAACCGCGAGACTGGCGGCTTTGTCCTCATAGACGAACGTACGTACCGAACCGTGGGAGCGGGCATGATTATCTAGTCCAAGCACCGCAAATGCGGCACGAAAGTTTCCTTTCGTTACCAAAATGTTGTAAACTCTTTTCCTGTAAGTACGGGCCCTTTGAGGTCCGATAAAAATTCCTGATCGCAGCCGGTCTCACTGTGCATCGTGATTTATGGCCTGCGGGCCCAGGAGTAGCCAATTGAGTTTATTGAATACTAGTAGTTTGCCACGGGTGAAAGCCCCGTTCTTCAACCGAAAAAAGACGAAGAGTGTGCTTGCCGCTGGCGGTGTAGCACTGACTGTTGCTCTCGGTGCCACTACCCTCGCCACGTTGCCCGCCCAAGCCGATTCGGTTGAGCTGGTGGCCAACGGTGGAATGGAAAATGGTGTGTCAGGGTGGAAAACCAATGACGCCTCCAACCAAAAACTGAGCACTGTGCCGGGCGGACACTCGGGCAAATCGGCAATGGAACTGTCCACCATCGCGCCACAGACGGCAGTCTTAAACGACGCCGTCAATACAGTCAAATCCACCACAGCCGGTGATGATTACACTGTCAGCGCCTGGGTGCGGACAGACACCCCAAACATCTCCGGGCAGGTGCGGGTCATGCAGAGCAAAGGCTCCGCGCCGCTGACGGCCAAGTCTTTTTACTTGACCACCAACCAATGGACCAAGGTCGAATTCACCGTGTCCAGCCCGGTTGACGGCGCCGTCATGGACTTGAATGTTTTGACGTGGGGTATGAAACCTGAACAGAAACTTCTCATTGATGACGTCTCCATGCAATTAGCCACTGGCACAGAGGCGAAGCCGACACTGCCGCCTGCACCTGCGCCTGAGCCGACACTGCCGCCTGCACCTGCGCCTGAGCCGACACTGCCGCCTGCACCTGCGCCTGAGCCGACACTGCCGCCTGCACCTGCGCCTGAGCCGACACTGCCGCCTGCACCTGCGCCTGAGCCGACACTGTCCTCCAAGACCGTGTTTGGTTCAAGCTTGGGTATATCAAGTTCCGGTGGAAATCTGGTCACGGCACTAGCCCGTGAAGAGGACCGGTTTGGCAAACTTGGCGTAGTACGGACGTTCGATAATGTCCTGCCGTCCAGCTGGAAAAACCTGGGCCCACTGCAGGGCAAAGCGGTAGTAATCTCATTCCGGCCTCTGCCTGCCGATGTCTTGGCAGGGACTTACGATGCCCAGTTACTTGACTGGTTCAAAAATGCCCCCACGACGTCCGAGACCTACTGGTCTTACGTGCATGAACCGGAAGCAGAAATTTCTGCGGGTAAGTTCACAGCGGCCGAATACCGGGCTGCCTGGAAGCGGATCGCCGGCCTTGCGAAGCAGGCCAACAACGTTCACCTGCATTCCACTTTGATTCTCATGGGGTGGACTGTCAATCCGTCCTCGAAGCTGAACTGGAGAGACTATTACCCCGGTGATGAATTTATCGATGTGATGGGGTGGGATCCATACAACGATGCTGGCAGTGTTGCCGGACCGCAGAGCTACCCGGATCCGGCAAAGATTTACGACGGTGTCGTAGCCGTTAGCAAATCCGTGAACAAGCCATTTGCCATTGCTGAAACGGGTAGTCGCCTCATACCCTCTGACCCGACAGGAGCAGGCCGCGCGGCTTGGCTGACGAAAGTAGGGCAGTACCTGAAGGAAAACAATGCCGTATTCGTTGCGTACTGGGATTCGGCGGTTTCGATTGGGGATTACCGCTTGACTGATGCACCTTCTGCGAATGCATGGAAGGCTCTGGTGACGGGTTAGGGGAGGCTAGATTCCTCTCCCCCGGCTGTGTAGGGTCCGCATTACCCGTTCAGGGGAAACCAGACCCCACGCCACGGCAATGGCAAGGGGAGCGCGAGGCTCAAAGGGATTGCGTTGGGCGGCTGATGTCGCCCAACGCAATGCCTTTTTTCTTTGGCCCAAGGCGGCGTGGGCAAACGCGACTTGTCCTCGAATGCGCGCTGAACCAGCTGGCACCGTCTCGAATTCAGGATATTTGGCCAGTATCCAGGACAGTCCCTCCAACATGGTTTGCCACCGTTGGAAGAAAAATGATTGGCCTCCCCAGCGGACCACCGTCATCGTCTGGGCCACGTGAACAATGGGGTGTCTGCGTGAAACCCGCAGAAGAAAGTCGTAGTCCTCACCAAAGCCACCAGGGACGTCCTCGCCAACCAAACCGAACCCCTGAACGACGGCGTCGCGACGCATGAGAAACGTGGACGGGTGCAGTTCAGTATGCCGATCGCGAAGCAGATCCTGAAAGGTGATCACGGATTTTCCTAGCTGCCGGTCATGGAACTCGCCGCTGTAGTTGACGCTGATGTCGCAGGTGGAAAACTCGGCTGCAGGGTTTCTTGTCAACAGCTCGACCTGGGCAGCGATTTTTCCCGACTTCCAATAGTCGTCATCATCGCAGAATGCGATGAATTCACCGGAGGCAGCTTCGATCCCAGTATTCCGGGCGCCAGCTAATCCCGGTGCCCGGGCATTGGAAAGGACTCTAACGATTCGCCTAGGATTAGCGGACTGCAGCGTCATATCTGGTTCGCACTGGTCAAAAATAACAAGTACTTCAATAGCTCCTGTGTAGGACTGTCCCACCACGCTGGCTATTGCCTCACGCAACATCTCTGGACGGTTTCTAGTTGCAATAATGGTGGTGACTGGCCGCATCAGCGCATCCGCACCGCCGCTCATGCCATCATCCGATGGTGCGCGGGGACCGGAAAATCGGGTCCAGTGTTGGTGATCTCGGTTGGTGAAATACCCAACTGCCCCCAGATCAGGTCCCACCGCTTGGAACCCATGCCGGGAGCTGGTGACAGCAGGGTGGCCGAAGGGACTCCCCTCCTGCCAAGCCGTCGCTGGACGGCAGGTCCGGAGAAAAGGTTCGGAAAATATGGTTTCTTTGCGTTGTGCGGATGAGCAGTTTGCAGGCTATCCGTTGCGTCAACGTACCTCAAATCAATCTCCCTGTTGTGGCTTAGCGCCATGGCTAAAACCGAATCAGTGTCCGTGTGCACCAAGACATCAGAACCTGTAACGTCACGTGCCGCTGAATAAATTGACTGAAGGATGCTTGAGTAGCTGGAGAGTATGCCGCGCAGTCGGGAGGTCTCGAATCTTGAGGTGCTTTTGATCCTGACTGCACGTCTTTCAACTGCTTTTCGCAAACCTAGGACCGATTCAACGTTGATCTTGTCCCAGCCGCCGAAGGCCATCTTTCCTGTCTCCTGCCAGAAATCACATGCGTTGAATGGCAAGCCACAGCTACAATCTTCATTCGCCAGGACCCCGCCCTCCCAGATTCTCTGGGTGTCGCCCAGGACCGTCACCTGTACCTGCCGGGAGATGTCTTGGCAGAGACTTTCCAACACCTCTTCAGACCGGGTTACAGTGTAAAGAAGCACCGGTGCCCCATCGGAGGATCGGTTTGCCTGGTGTCGTCTGCGGTCCAAGAGTCGAGCGAGCTGGAATGCAGTTCCTTCCGTTCCAGGAAAAATCACATCGGACAAAACATGGCTGCCTTCTTCTGTGGCGGCAAGGATCTCAATTCGGGCACTGAGATGCTCTAAGGATTCGACGCATGTGACAAGACCCCTGGCGTCGGACCAACGGGAAAATCGTTGCTGGTGGTCGTCCACATGTTCACCCTCGTGCGGATCGCGCGGAAAAACTATTGGCAAGTGTCCGGCCGCGCGGGCACCTGAAATGGTGGCCGGGCCACCATGAACCACAACGATGTCGCTGACTTCGATGAGGTTCGTCAAATCCGATGGCGGCAGGAAGGCGTCGCCGCGGGCAATTTGCGGCGCAGGGCTGTGTCCGTATTGCACCACCACGTCGTCGTCCGGGTGGGCAGCAGCCCACGTGTCGGCCCACGAGATCAGGCGGGTAAATGGATGATGGTCAGTACCCACAAGGACGGCGATGGTTCGGGCTCCTCGGGTGCTCATAGGAGCCTGCCTACTAGTTGAGCGTCGCGGTAGAGGCCTAACTGGTCTCGCCACTGGACCAGCATGAGATCCGAGAATGGCCGGCACAATCGTCCGGTAAGGGTTGGGCTTTCAACCCTGTCATAAACTTCAATGTAGATGGTGGAGATACCGAGCACTTTCCCGAACACGAAGAATGGCAGGGCACTTCCTGCTCCCGTGGAAACTATGACCGTCGGGTTGAAGCGGCGGATGACCGAGAACGCGAGTCGGGTGTTTCGGAGCAAATTCGGAAGGTTCCTCGTGGTGGGGGAGTGGGCCCAGTTTACATCGGCCTCCTTGCCCAATGCAGACGTGGCGTCGGGCGTGGGAAAAGTCACCCAGCAGCGGTCATTACCCTGCCACCAGGACTTGAGCGAGAGCAGCTGGGCCAAATGGCCGCCACTGGAACCTACGAGCAGGATCCGTTCATGGTTCGGGAGGGCGTTAAGCCTCTTGGCGTGTAGCGGTTTTGCTGCGCGCATGTGAATCTCCTCTTCCTGTGTGGACTGCCTCTAGGGGCGAACGCTGGCAGTGGCGTTCAGGTCGAAACTGATGTCCGGTGTGGCCCGGTAATTAAGGTGGGTTTCAGCTGCAATCGTGTTGACGCCGTCGACCAGTAGTCCAACAGGAACGTCTATGATCAACGGCGCAGCGTTGGCCACGGCCGTCCTGCGCGCGCTGGTGGCATACGTGGTGTCCGTTATGGTCCCGGAAGGCATGTTGCTTCGGCCAACCTCGGTCCCATTGACGTAAACCACCACCCCGTCGTCACCGGCGGTGTTGATGGTCAGCTTGACGACTTTTGCTGCTGACGGGACGGTGACCGTCTTGATGAAATAGGCTGTGACGGGTCGGCTCGTGGTGGGCCCTGAGATATCAATGTTGGTTCCAAGACCCGTTGTCCCGAAGCCCATCACACCGTTGCCTGAAGCCCACGGTGAGGTGTCGAAACCAGGGGCCTTCCAGCCTGTGGGCGGAGCAGGAGCTGCGAAGCGCCAACTCCACGCCGACTTTGCTGCCACAACCACCACGTCCACGGGTGCCGGTGGGGCAGTCACCGTGATCGGGGCTGTTGCCGAAGAAGTGGCGCCCTGGTCATCGGTAACGGTCAACGTCACCGTGTAGTTTCCAGCTGTCGCGTAGTCATGTGCGGTGGTCTTGTCGGTTGCGACGGCGCCGTCGCCGAAAGCCCAAGCGTAGGACACCACCTGTCCATCAGGGTCGCTTGAGTTGGACGCGTCAGCGGCAAGGTGCAGGTCGCTGACAGTGGTTGCAATGACGGCAACCGGAGGAACGTTGGCCGGAGGCGGTGTCCCCGAACCGATCTGAAAGTGCTGTGCAACGGTGCTCGCGGACAATGCCGTTGAATAGACGGCTGCCTCATCCAGCTCCCCTTTGAAATAGTTGCTTGACGCTCCGCCCCAAGTCGTGTCCCCGCCGATTCGCCAGTATCCGGCGTAGTTCTGTGCCCCGCTTTGTGGATTCGTGCCGACACTGCTGCCGTCCACGTACAGGACCATTCCAGCTGAGGACTGCGTGGCCACCATGTGATGCCAGGTGTTGTCGTTGTAGGCGGAGGAAGAGGTAATGATGTTCTCCTGGCCTGTGTAGGTGCCAAAGACCAGCGTGCCGTCATTTTTCATGTAAATGTGTCTGTCGTAGTTGCTGGAAAGTCCCGTTGCCGAGTTGCCGAAGCCGATCAGCTTCCCGCCGGAGGTGGTGTCGGTTTTGAACCACGTCTCAAGCGTGTAGGTCGTTGGATTTGAAATGGGCGTCCGATTGGCAACTGTCCCGTTGATACCGTCAAATGTCGCCGACGTTCCGAACCCGGAGCCCAACGCTGATGGTGTACCCAAAGTGACACCGCCAGCGTAGTCGCCGGTGTTGAACGTGCCGCTAGAATCTGCGGCCACAGAGCCTGTTGCGTCATCCATGCGCATGAACAACTGGGGATGGTCGGCGAACACGTCAGCACCATAAGTGTCTGTGGGTGGCGTGAACACAACGGGAGTCTGGCCCGTGCCCAGGGCATAGTGCTGGTTGACGCTCGCCGCATTCAACGCGGTCGGGTATACGGCAACTTCGTCGATCTTTCCGGCAAAGTAGGCGCTGCTGGAACCCCACGTCTGGTCCCCGCCAACTCGCCAGTATCCGGTATACGGCTGGGCCTGGGTCTGCGGATTAGTTCCTACCAACTTCCCATCGACGTACATGCTCATGCCGTTGCTGGACTGCGTAGCAGTGACAGAGTGCCATTTGCCGTCGTTGTAGTTGGATGCGGATGTGATGGTGTTGGCCACCCCGGTCCAGGTGCCAAAAACGAGTTGCCCATTGTCCTGCATATAGATGTGCCGGTCGTAGCTGCTGGACAGTCCTGTCGGCTGGTCACCGAAACCGATGAGTTTTCCACCCTTTGTGGTGGTGGTGTTGAACCAAAGTTCCAGGGAATAGGTTGACGGGCTGGAGTAAGTTGTGTTGCTGGTGATAAGTCCCGTCGTACCATTGAGTCCGACGGCGGTGTCCGATGTGCCAGCGATGGCCCCGGGTACGCCGAGAGTGGTTGTTCCTGAATAGGTGCCAGGGGAGAGCGAAGCACTGGAATCTTGTGCAAGCGAGCCGCTTGATTCGTCCAGGCGCCAGTATAGGCTCGGTGCCGAGTTGTAGACAGCGGCTCCATAAGGATCTGCCGGGGCTGGCCGAACGGCCTTGACGGTCCTCTCCAAGCTGGCTTGTCCGCCCGTGTTGTCCTTGACGACCAAGCGGATGGTGTAGCTGCCTGGCTGGGCGTAGGTGTGTGTCATCACCGCAGCTGCACCCGTTGTGCCGTCACCAAAGTCCCAGGCATATCCAACAAACGTCCCGCTGGTGGTGGAGCCGGAGGCGTCAACGGAAACGTCCTGCCCGGCGACGGTGGAAGTGAATGCAGCAACTGGGGGAGAAACTCCGCCTGATGCCGTTACCACCGGTGAACTCGGGGACAGGTTGCCTGCGGCATCCACCGCACGAACGAAGAACCGATTTTCTCCGGCCTTGGGCACGGTTGCGGTGGTCGAGGACGTGGTGGCAACGACCCGGTTGTCACGGAGGATCTGGTAGGTGACGCTGCCGCTATTGTCTGTTGACGGGGACCAGCTCAGCTTGACGGTGGAAGTTCCGTCCGCTGAAGGTGTGACAGCGGCTGGTGTTGTTGGGGCGATTGCATCGGTTTGCGCAAATCTGGCGAATCCTCCGGCCCAGCGGCCCATGGATGATGCCGTCGCAGCGGAAGTAATATCGCCGCCAGCCCACAAAGTTCCCGTGCTATCCGTTGATAGTGCCCAGATACCCTCACCTTTGCGCATGCTCATGGTGGGGGTGAAACTGGGAACCACCTGACCCGTTGCCCCGTTGTAGGCGGCGACCCAGCCAAGGGAGTCGGCCTCGGTCCAGTTGGTTCCGACGTTTGGCCAAGTGTAGGCGTTGGAATAATTCCAGTCGTTGCAGTGGCAGCCGGCGTAAACGATCCCGCTGGTTCCAGATGTCATGGCTTGGTAGTCGCCGTGGTTCTTGCCAATGTTTCCGGACAACCGGTCAAACGTGGTGGTGTCGTAGGAGAAGAAGCTGTGTTCGGATCCACCGACCCATACCCGGTTCCCCACCTCGCCAATGGCTTGCTGGTAGCTGGCCGCGGCACTCCACACAGGGCTCCATACTTGCGCAGCAAGCGGTGCGTTGGTGGAAGTTTGAACCGCGGCAGCCTTGTTCGCGGCGGACGTCTGGGATGTGGTGAAGTAGCCGGCCGCGTACAGCCGGCCACCATCGGCGGAGGAACCGATTGACACAACCGAACCATTGAAATCCGGATTCCAGTCGGTGCTCGGTGCGCCGGTGGTGGCTGAGACACGTCCGGCACTCCGGGCGTAGACGGCTCCACCGGTAGGGCCGGTCAAGTGCGTGAATGCTCCACCGAGATAGAGCCAATTGTCTTTAACAGTCAGACTGCGAATATCCAGCACGCCTGAGGTGAGTCGGTTCTCAACTTTTAGATTGAAACCACTCGCAGTGGCTCCTGTGACCGGGTTGAGGGCAACGATCGCCGTTGTTGGCTGCCCGTTGGTAGAATTGAAGCGGCCGGCCGCCACAAGGTTTCCATTGGGAAGCACAGTCAAAGCCTCGACGGAGGCGTTCAGCTTGGGTGTGAAGGTTCTAATCAACTCTCCGTCGGCGACGTTGAACGCTGCAAGGAACGGTTGGTCCACTTTGTCCGTGCCGGTGGAGGTGGCACTTTTTTGAACGTAGCGGAAGTTTCCGCCAACGTACATAGTGTTCCCGATCTGGGCAAAGGCTTGGACTTCATTGTCGCCTTCCCGGGCCGAGGGATTTCCCAGACCGGAGACTCCCCAAGGGCTGTTCAATGCCAACGACTGTGCAACGGGAGTGTTTGTTGAGGCGCTGGTCCCGGCATCGACAATGCGTTGGAAGCCGGCATCTAGGGAGCGGAGCATGGGGCGCAGGTACATTTCGGTGTAGGGCCTGGCGCTGCCGACCCCCGTGGTGGCTGACCAAAGGTACGTGGTGGCACTATTGGTGCCCGTGACTTTGCTGCCGTACGCGAACCCAAGGGTGTAGCCCTGGTTTTGCGGACTCGACATGTCTACTCGGTTGTAGGTTGAATCTGTGCCAAAGCTGGAGGTCAATCCGCCTGAGCCCTTGGAGCCGTCGAACGAGAACGACGCCACCTGGTGTTCGGCACCGAATGTCCAAACCCAGCGGTCACCCTTGTTGGTGTTGAACCTGGCTTCCTGCCATGCAGCTCCCGCGGCGTCTTTTGCACGTTTGATCCTAATCCCGTCTGGGAGTGCATCGACATTGGTGTTGTTCAAGAGCCCGTTGATCGTTTGGGCCGAGTATTGGGTGGTGGCCGAGGACATCGGACTCAAACCCGCGGTACGTAGTGCCGAGGGCGAACCCTTGCCCTCGTTATGGTCTGTCCAGCCTTCACGGCCCTTGCCAATGAGGACCCAGCCACCGCCGTCGGTGGTCATGTCGCAGTAGAACTGAGCGGGTGCGCTCATTGCCGGGGTGAGCAACCAATATGTCCCGTCCGCCGCGTCGGGCTTGTCCTGCTTGATTTCCCAGCAGGATGCAGCTGCTGTGCTAGCTGCGGCACCGTCAAACACTGGCGGTGCCGCTGTCGCGGCATTCACCGAGAGTCCTGTGAGCAGGGCAGTAGCAACGGCTGTTGACGTTAAAAGCCCCAGAGCCTTGAGCGGCTTCGGCATTGGGTGCCTCCTAAGAACTTGAAATGGGTTGGGACTTTTATGGCTCCGAACCCAAGACCATCGCCCAAATAGGCCGGTCAAGTGAGGCAAGCATAGGACGGGGACTGCGCGGCGGATAAGCGAAATTTGCGTCATCTTGTACCCGATTTTTAGCGGAAGATACGTGCGGAATGAGGGCAACTACCTACTTTCATGACAGTCCTACTCGGGCAGGTGCCGGGCGCTTGACTCGGGGACGCGCGTGCGGAACATTCGAGCACAGGGGTCTCACACTGCCATTATCAAATTCGGCTCCCCAAACATAGAGGAGCATGCATGGGACTGAACTTGGATCGTGTCGTCACTGGTTCTGGCTCAACGCCGTTGGACCAGTTAGTCCAGCAGTTGTGGCAGGGTCAGGTGGACACTGGTGAGGTAAGAGTTGTCATTGATCCGGCGCCCAACCCTAACTGGCAGGAACAGGAATCGTATTGGGTATTGCCAGGGATTGCTCATGCCAGGATTCTGGTGCCGCGGGCTGACCGTCGTGTCACTGCGGGGAGCCTCTTGCAGTACAGTGCGCTGCGGCCTTGGAAGGCCAACGTGGTCCGCAACGGACTCGGGTACGTGGCGCATACCGGAGTCCGGCCCGGATTACACCGGCTCTCTGTGCAGGCACTGGTAGGACGCGAAGGGCCACCGGTCGCGTCTCGGCTGCCTATCGCCGAGGTGCAAGGACAGCTTCAGGCGCTGCAAAATTCTGTGGATCAACACGTGCAACTTCATGCATCCATAGGAATTCGAACGGGAGACAATCGTAAGCCAACCCTGCAATTGATCGACTCGTTGGGTCGCCCCGCGGGGTATGCAAAAGTGGCCTGGAATGAGAGCAGCAGGCAATTTATCACAACAGAAACTGCCGTATTGCAAGAAATTGGGAATAGCTCAGCGGCCATGCGCGCCCCGGGCTTGCTGTGCTCCGGTGAACTACACGGGTTCCCTTACCTCGTCACTGCCCCACTTCCTCCCGATGTGAGGGCGGTACGTCGTGGCGTCGAACCGCCCACCTCGAGGGAGTTCTATTCACTGTGTCCGGTGGTTCGTATGGATCACGTAGCCACCTCCATTCATTTCCAGCAGCTTTGCAAGCGACTGTCAGCGCCAGTTTCGGCAGGTGATCTCGAACTGCTGGGCGTGGCGAATCACTTAGCCGGTGTGCTGCGGGAGCGGAATCCTCGGATG
This region of Arthrobacter alpinus genomic DNA includes:
- a CDS encoding sulfate adenylyltransferase subunit 1, giving the protein MDLLRFATAGSVDDGKSTLIGRLLYDSKSIFTDQLEAIERTSVNMGAEYTELALLTDGLRAEREQGITIDVAYRYFATPARKFIIADTPGHIQYTRNMVTGASTADLAIVLVDARKGLLEQSRRHSFLVSLLRVPHLVLAINKMDLVGWSQDVFEEIRQDFMEFAAKLEISDLTVIPVSALEGDNVVNRSENMPWYHGTSLLHHLENVYVGSDRNLVDGRFPVQYVIRPHSNDFHDYRGYAGKIAGGVMKVGDDVVVLPSGLPSKISAIEYGGKEITEAFAPMSVTVRLEDDIDISRGDMICRPNNQPQVTQDIDAMVAWMSEEPLRPGQKLVIKHTTRRTRTLVKELHYELNVNTLHRDEEATELKLNRIGRIKLRTTTPLLADTYGRNRETGGFVLIDERTYRTVGAGMII
- a CDS encoding glycosyltransferase family 2 protein, whose amino-acid sequence is MSGGADALMRPVTTIIATRNRPEMLREAIASVVGQSYTGAIEVLVIFDQCEPDMTLQSANPRRIVRVLSNARAPGLAGARNTGIEAASGEFIAFCDDDDYWKSGKIAAQVELLTRNPAAEFSTCDISVNYSGEFHDRQLGKSVITFQDLLRDRHTELHPSTFLMRRDAVVQGFGLVGEDVPGGFGEDYDFLLRVSRRHPIVHVAQTMTVVRWGGQSFFFQRWQTMLEGLSWILAKYPEFETVPAGSARIRGQVAFAHAALGQRKKALRWATSAAQRNPFEPRAPLAIAVAWGLVSPERVMRTLHSRGRGI
- the pssD gene encoding PssD/Cps14F family polysaccharide biosynthesis glycosyltransferase, with the protein product MRAAKPLHAKRLNALPNHERILLVGSSGGHLAQLLSLKSWWQGNDRCWVTFPTPDATSALGKEADVNWAHSPTTRNLPNLLRNTRLAFSVIRRFNPTVIVSTGAGSALPFFVFGKVLGISTIYIEVYDRVESPTLTGRLCRPFSDLMLVQWRDQLGLYRDAQLVGRLL
- a CDS encoding carbohydrate binding domain-containing protein → MPAQADSVELVANGGMENGVSGWKTNDASNQKLSTVPGGHSGKSAMELSTIAPQTAVLNDAVNTVKSTTAGDDYTVSAWVRTDTPNISGQVRVMQSKGSAPLTAKSFYLTTNQWTKVEFTVSSPVDGAVMDLNVLTWGMKPEQKLLIDDVSMQLATGTEAKPTLPPAPAPEPTLPPAPAPEPTLPPAPAPEPTLPPAPAPEPTLPPAPAPEPTLSSKTVFGSSLGISSSGGNLVTALAREEDRFGKLGVVRTFDNVLPSSWKNLGPLQGKAVVISFRPLPADVLAGTYDAQLLDWFKNAPTTSETYWSYVHEPEAEISAGKFTAAEYRAAWKRIAGLAKQANNVHLHSTLILMGWTVNPSSKLNWRDYYPGDEFIDVMGWDPYNDAGSVAGPQSYPDPAKIYDGVVAVSKSVNKPFAIAETGSRLIPSDPTGAGRAAWLTKVGQYLKENNAVFVAYWDSAVSIGDYRLTDAPSANAWKALVTG
- a CDS encoding LamG-like jellyroll fold domain-containing protein; translation: MPKPLKALGLLTSTAVATALLTGLSVNAATAAPPVFDGAAASTAAASCWEIKQDKPDAADGTYWLLTPAMSAPAQFYCDMTTDGGGWVLIGKGREGWTDHNEGKGSPSALRTAGLSPMSSATTQYSAQTINGLLNNTNVDALPDGIRIKRAKDAAGAAWQEARFNTNKGDRWVWTFGAEHQVASFSFDGSKGSGGLTSSFGTDSTYNRVDMSSPQNQGYTLGFAYGSKVTGTNSATTYLWSATTGVGSARPYTEMYLRPMLRSLDAGFQRIVDAGTSASTNTPVAQSLALNSPWGVSGLGNPSAREGDNEVQAFAQIGNTMYVGGNFRYVQKSATSTGTDKVDQPFLAAFNVADGELIRTFTPKLNASVEALTVLPNGNLVAAGRFNSTNGQPTTAIVALNPVTGATASGFNLKVENRLTSGVLDIRSLTVKDNWLYLGGAFTHLTGPTGGAVYARSAGRVSATTGAPSTDWNPDFNGSVVSIGSSADGGRLYAAGYFTTSQTSAANKAAAVQTSTNAPLAAQVWSPVWSAAASYQQAIGEVGNRVWVGGSEHSFFSYDTTTFDRLSGNIGKNHGDYQAMTSGTSGIVYAGCHCNDWNYSNAYTWPNVGTNWTEADSLGWVAAYNGATGQVVPSFTPTMSMRKGEGIWALSTDSTGTLWAGGDITSAATASSMGRWAGGFARFAQTDAIAPTTPAAVTPSADGTSTVKLSWSPSTDNSGSVTYQILRDNRVVATTSSTTATVPKAGENRFFVRAVDAAGNLSPSSPVVTASGGVSPPVAAFTSTVAGQDVSVDASGSTTSGTFVGYAWDFGDGTTGAAAVMTHTYAQPGSYTIRLVVKDNTGGQASLERTVKAVRPAPADPYGAAVYNSAPSLYWRLDESSGSLAQDSSASLSPGTYSGTTTLGVPGAIAGTSDTAVGLNGTTGLITSNTTYSSPSTYSLELWFNTTTTKGGKLIGFGDQPTGLSSSYDRHIYMQDNGQLVFGTWTGVANTITSASNYNDGKWHSVTATQSSNGMSMYVDGKLVGTNPQTQAQPYTGYWRVGGDQTWGSSSAYFAGKIDEVAVYPTALNAASVNQHYALGTGQTPVVFTPPTDTYGADVFADHPQLFMRMDDATGSVAADSSGTFNTGDYAGGVTLGTPSALGSGFGTSATFDGINGTVANRTPISNPTTYTLETWFKTDTTSGGKLIGFGNSATGLSSNYDRHIYMKNDGTLVFGTYTGQENIITSSSAYNDNTWHHMVATQSSAGMVLYVDGSSVGTNPQSGAQNYAGYWRIGGDTTWGGASSNYFKGELDEAAVYSTALSASTVAQHFQIGSGTPPPANVPPVAVIATTVSDLHLAADASNSSDPDGQVVSYAWAFGDGAVATDKTTAHDYATAGNYTVTLTVTDDQGATSSATAPITVTAPPAPVDVVVVAAKSAWSWRFAAPAPPTGWKAPGFDTSPWASGNGVMGFGTTGLGTNIDISGPTTSRPVTAYFIKTVTVPSAAKVVKLTINTAGDDGVVVYVNGTEVGRSNMPSGTITDTTYATSARRTAVANAAPLIIDVPVGLLVDGVNTIAAETHLNYRATPDISFDLNATASVRP
- a CDS encoding glycosyltransferase; translation: MSTRGARTIAVLVGTDHHPFTRLISWADTWAAAHPDDDVVVQYGHSPAPQIARGDAFLPPSDLTNLIEVSDIVVVHGGPATISGARAAGHLPIVFPRDPHEGEHVDDHQQRFSRWSDARGLVTCVESLEHLSARIEILAATEEGSHVLSDVIFPGTEGTAFQLARLLDRRRHQANRSSDGAPVLLYTVTRSEEVLESLCQDISRQVQVTVLGDTQRIWEGGVLANEDCSCGLPFNACDFWQETGKMAFGGWDKINVESVLGLRKAVERRAVRIKSTSRFETSRLRGILSSYSSILQSIYSAARDVTGSDVLVHTDTDSVLAMALSHNREIDLRYVDATDSLQTAHPHNAKKPYFPNLFSGPAVQRRLGRRGVPSATLLSPAPGMGSKRWDLIWGQLGISPTEITNTGPDFPVPAHHRMMA